One region of Elusimicrobiota bacterium genomic DNA includes:
- a CDS encoding NUMOD3 domain-containing DNA-binding protein has product MPPGIYKHKPNSEEQNKKISEALKGRHLLEETKRKISKWHKGKHHSDETRRKISESHKGSKNYLYGKHLSEETKKKMSEVHKRENNPNWKGCITPENDRIRKSREFRLWREAVLARDNYTCQKCGQKGGKLQSHHIFNFATYLDLRFAIDNGITLCKDCHSDFHKRYGIKNNTREQLKEFLLRGN; this is encoded by the coding sequence ATGCCACCAGGAATATATAAACATAAACCAAATTCAGAAGAACAAAATAAGAAGATTAGTGAAGCATTAAAAGGCAGACATCTTTTAGAAGAAACTAAAAGAAAAATAAGTAAATGGCATAAGGGCAAGCATCATTCTGATGAGACAAGAAGAAAAATAAGTGAATCTCATAAAGGTAGTAAAAATTATTTATATGGAAAACATCTTTCTGAGGAAACAAAGAAGAAAATGAGTGAAGTGCATAAGAGAGAAAATAATCCTAATTGGAAAGGCTGTATTACACCAGAAAATGACAGAATTAGAAAAAGTAGAGAGTTTCGTTTATGGCGTGAAGCAGTGCTCGCTCGGGATAATTATACTTGTCAAAAATGTGGTCAGAAAGGAGGTAAATTACAATCTCATCATATCTTCAACTTTGCTACTTATTTAGATTTACGATTTGCTATTGATAACGGAATTACTCTATGTAAAGATTGTCATTCAGATTTTCACAAAAGATATGGAATAAAGAATAATACACGAGAACAATTAAAAGAATTTCTATTGAGAGGGAATTAG